One genomic segment of Candidatus Bathyarchaeia archaeon includes these proteins:
- a CDS encoding serine protein kinase RIO, which produces MSLKNKLRKKLEREEKTYETEQLMKEKRSEEYEVLEEVFDRSTLMTIYDFMNNGLIKEIYGVVNSGKESRIYWGINSNDKEIAIKIFLTVSAEFRRGRLPYILGDPRFKNVKRDLRNLVFLWAQKEFKNLSLAYDAKVRVPRPIAIKNNVLIMEFIGKHGVSAPLLREVELKNPERFYHNILLHIKRLYKGASLVHGDLSEYNIMVWKGRPVLFDFSQAVPIEHPNANQFLLRDLENINRYFLKIGVNVIEVEKIYRVITGDTTLRQNT; this is translated from the coding sequence ATGTCACTTAAAAATAAATTACGTAAAAAACTTGAGCGTGAGGAGAAAACCTATGAAACTGAGCAGTTAATGAAAGAAAAGCGTAGTGAGGAATATGAAGTTCTCGAGGAGGTTTTTGATCGCTCAACCCTCATGACAATATATGATTTCATGAATAATGGTTTAATAAAAGAGATTTATGGTGTTGTAAACTCGGGGAAAGAATCAAGAATTTACTGGGGGATAAATTCTAATGATAAAGAAATAGCCATAAAAATATTCCTGACGGTTTCAGCTGAATTTAGGAGAGGTAGGCTCCCCTATATTCTTGGAGATCCAAGGTTCAAGAATGTTAAGAGAGATTTAAGAAATCTTGTTTTCCTCTGGGCCCAAAAAGAGTTTAAGAATTTAAGCTTAGCTTACGATGCTAAGGTTAGAGTTCCACGTCCAATAGCTATAAAAAATAATGTGCTTATTATGGAGTTTATAGGTAAGCATGGTGTGAGCGCTCCGCTTTTAAGGGAGGTTGAACTCAAAAATCCTGAAAGATTTTATCATAACATTCTTTTGCACATTAAGAGGCTTTATAAGGGTGCTAGTTTAGTTCACGGCGACTTAAGTGAGTACAATATCATGGTCTGGAAAGGTAGACCAGTTCTATTTGATTTCTCTCAAGCAGTCCCTATTGAGCATCCAAATGCAAATCAATTTCTTCTTAGAGACCTTGAAAATATAAATAGGTATTTTTTGAAGATTGGTGTAAATGTAATTGAAGTTGAAAAAATATATAGGGTGATTACTGGTGACACAACTCTTCGTCAGAATACCTAG